A window from Sphingobacterium hotanense encodes these proteins:
- a CDS encoding alpha/beta hydrolase, which yields MANSRQNVNNMRRKQFVIRIMLMIPMLIYAFLYSQAQSVSDTAVVTVKRDIRYAAAPEGIAQDTSSDRLLDLYLPNLKSANRLPVLVFIHGGGFSGGDKSAKGNVALCKKIAIKGYAVVSINYYLYLKQNKIQGASAGANMKDGLPKAGKFHDGLETAVKIASADTELALQWIKENAGTYALDTNRVAISGGSAGAMTALYTAYRSKQKVMPIRCVVNFWGGLSNTDDIQQNASPLLTFHGEQDELINVAYAYALHKKMKDLGIQQSEIHILKNMGHAIYNYITMNEINTIDKFLTSNMSVNE from the coding sequence ATGGCGAATTCAAGACAAAACGTAAATAATATGCGACGCAAACAATTTGTAATTAGGATCATGCTAATGATACCAATGCTCATTTATGCGTTCCTGTATTCACAGGCACAGTCCGTTTCAGACACTGCGGTAGTTACGGTAAAACGTGATATAAGGTATGCTGCAGCGCCGGAGGGGATTGCCCAGGATACGTCTTCAGATCGATTATTAGATCTATATCTCCCCAATTTGAAGTCTGCGAATAGGCTGCCAGTGTTAGTTTTTATCCATGGAGGAGGTTTTTCTGGTGGCGACAAGAGTGCAAAAGGGAATGTGGCGTTATGCAAAAAAATTGCGATCAAAGGCTATGCGGTAGTCTCTATAAATTACTATCTCTATTTAAAGCAAAATAAGATTCAAGGGGCATCTGCAGGTGCCAATATGAAGGACGGACTTCCAAAAGCTGGAAAGTTCCATGACGGTTTAGAAACGGCGGTAAAAATAGCGTCTGCTGATACCGAATTAGCATTGCAATGGATCAAAGAAAACGCAGGAACCTATGCGTTGGATACTAACAGAGTTGCTATTTCTGGTGGTTCTGCCGGGGCGATGACAGCGCTATATACGGCTTATCGCTCCAAGCAAAAAGTAATGCCCATTCGCTGCGTTGTTAATTTTTGGGGAGGACTATCAAATACAGATGATATCCAACAGAATGCTTCCCCATTGCTAACGTTTCATGGGGAACAAGATGAATTAATAAATGTCGCGTACGCCTATGCGCTTCATAAAAAAATGAAGGACCTGGGTATTCAACAATCTGAGATTCATATACTAAAAAATATGGGACACGCCATTTACAATTAT